From one Pyxidicoccus xibeiensis genomic stretch:
- a CDS encoding DUF1552 domain-containing protein, whose amino-acid sequence MSKTKSWELSRRSVLRGAAGAVLALPWLEAMAPSVARAQSSGTKPPLRFVGMFHSAGVIPDRWFPTTEGTDYALPPTLSPLETVKGDVLVLSGLRLGAWDYYERTHEGGFWMMLTASESIVAGSTDSIDQVIAGATASQVRVPSLTLSVENNGYYNPGYQDSNSDGFIDPRTSSYDDTQDHCSGGEQCMVTFAKGQRLPNVYNPRVIFNRLFGSLQQEGPTEAERRIWTYRRSILDKVTSQAKSLQGRLGQADQLRLDEYLTGIRDIERAIQRAEQGAPTLACTPGAQPVGIPMDRTAYADLMCDLIVKSFECDATRVATLMLGMCVSPMSFTVNGRVFSHHGDASHHGNDPVKMAAKVEIDRWQVGRLAHLVQKLKGVREGEGTLLDNVAVYYSSDISHSDWHNHYDMPVILAGRAGGAFRTGRHLKAQGKRCGDVLVSILQAFGIPRGNFGPLAQGPLAGLA is encoded by the coding sequence GTGTCGAAGACGAAATCCTGGGAGCTGTCGCGCCGGAGTGTCCTGAGAGGTGCCGCGGGCGCGGTGCTCGCGTTGCCCTGGCTCGAGGCGATGGCTCCCTCCGTGGCGAGGGCGCAGTCCAGCGGCACGAAGCCCCCGCTGCGCTTCGTGGGCATGTTCCACTCCGCGGGCGTCATCCCGGACCGGTGGTTCCCCACCACCGAGGGCACGGACTACGCGCTGCCGCCGACGCTCTCTCCGCTGGAGACGGTGAAGGGTGACGTGCTGGTGCTGAGCGGGCTGCGGCTCGGTGCGTGGGACTACTACGAGCGGACGCACGAGGGCGGCTTCTGGATGATGCTCACCGCGAGCGAGAGCATCGTCGCGGGCTCCACGGACTCCATCGACCAGGTGATTGCCGGGGCCACGGCCTCACAGGTGCGGGTGCCGTCGCTCACGCTGAGCGTGGAGAACAACGGGTACTACAACCCGGGCTACCAGGACTCCAACAGCGACGGCTTCATCGACCCGAGGACGTCGTCCTACGACGACACGCAGGACCACTGCAGCGGCGGCGAGCAGTGCATGGTGACGTTCGCGAAGGGGCAGCGGCTGCCCAACGTCTACAACCCGCGCGTCATCTTCAACCGGCTCTTCGGCTCGCTCCAGCAGGAGGGACCCACGGAGGCGGAGCGGCGCATCTGGACGTACCGCCGCAGCATCCTGGACAAGGTGACGTCCCAGGCGAAGTCGCTGCAGGGGCGGCTGGGGCAGGCGGACCAGCTGCGGCTCGACGAGTACCTGACGGGCATCCGGGACATCGAGCGCGCGATTCAGCGGGCGGAGCAGGGCGCTCCGACGCTCGCGTGCACCCCGGGCGCGCAGCCGGTGGGCATCCCCATGGACCGCACCGCGTACGCGGACCTGATGTGCGACCTCATCGTGAAGTCGTTCGAGTGCGACGCCACGCGCGTGGCCACGCTGATGCTGGGCATGTGCGTGAGTCCCATGTCCTTCACGGTGAATGGCCGCGTCTTCTCGCACCATGGCGATGCGTCACACCACGGCAATGACCCGGTGAAGATGGCGGCCAAGGTGGAGATAGACAGGTGGCAGGTGGGGCGGCTCGCGCACCTGGTGCAGAAGCTGAAGGGGGTGCGCGAGGGGGAGGGGACGCTGCTGGACAACGTGGCCGTCTACTACTCCAGCGACATCTCGCACAGTGACTGGCACAACCACTACGACATGCCCGTCATCCTCGCCGGGCGCGCGGGCGGTGCGTTCCGGACGGGGCGGCACCTGAAGGCGCAGGGCAAGCGGTGCGGCGACGTGCTGGTGTCCATCCTCCAGGCCTTCGGCATTCCGCGCGGCAACTTCGGTCCACTCGCACAGGGTCCGCTGGCCGGACTGGCATGA
- a CDS encoding DUF1592 domain-containing protein yields the protein MNSRNLLFGVPLLLISCTGQMSTDTPSPGPGPSAGMTCSDGPHALRRLNRAEYDNTVRDLLGETSRPAATFPADPTGEGFDNEAGLLSLSPALVEAYESTAGRLIDQAWSRDLATGSSGGAVRIQAETSAATTGGSAENGTAWNLWSNGELTATFNFQVAGDYQLAVRAWGTQAPPDPVKMDWLLDGTVVASLDVPATSATLYTRQIKVASPGQKRFVVRFTNDAYDPATSTDRNLLVDWLEVTAPAPSQGGAQASLRVCDPASTGEEACARQMVQHLARRAWRRPATDAELAELMSVYTLVRTSGDGFELAAKFALRGVLLSPHFLFQVVQTAAPDSGKNELTSRELASRLSYFLWSSQPDAELMALADDDRLKDPVVLEAQVRRMLKDAKSEALVQNFAGQWLGLRQVDGITPDPSLFPGVDTTLKQAMREEGESFFRAFLREDRSALDMLDADFTFVNDRLATYYGLTRPGSATPTRVSTTDGRRGGLLAQAGILAQSSLATRTSPVRRGKWVLGRLLCQEPPPPPPGVEALPTTLPPGSTLRQITEAHRANPSCSGCHNMLDPIGFGLENYDAAGAWREVDNGSPVDSAGNFQGAAFQGPKELASILKQDPAFASCMSRKALAYGLGRELTDADEPVVRSVNEHFAKGAHRLPELLVAVALSDSFRNRCPVPAEH from the coding sequence ATGAACTCCAGAAACCTGCTCTTCGGCGTGCCGCTGCTGCTCATCTCCTGCACGGGCCAGATGTCGACCGACACTCCGTCTCCGGGACCTGGGCCCTCCGCCGGGATGACGTGCTCGGACGGGCCCCATGCCCTGCGCCGGCTGAACCGCGCCGAGTACGACAACACGGTGAGGGATTTGCTCGGCGAGACGAGTCGGCCCGCGGCCACCTTCCCGGCGGACCCCACGGGCGAGGGCTTCGACAACGAGGCCGGCCTGCTGAGCCTGTCCCCCGCGCTGGTGGAGGCGTACGAGTCCACCGCGGGCCGGCTCATCGACCAAGCCTGGTCGAGAGACCTGGCGACGGGCTCGTCTGGCGGCGCGGTACGCATCCAGGCGGAGACCTCGGCCGCCACCACGGGCGGGAGCGCGGAGAACGGCACTGCGTGGAACCTGTGGTCCAACGGCGAGCTGACGGCGACGTTCAACTTCCAGGTGGCGGGCGACTACCAGTTGGCGGTGCGAGCCTGGGGGACGCAGGCGCCGCCGGACCCGGTGAAGATGGACTGGCTGCTGGACGGCACGGTGGTGGCGTCGCTCGACGTGCCGGCGACGAGCGCCACGCTGTACACGCGGCAGATAAAGGTGGCGTCGCCGGGGCAGAAGCGGTTCGTCGTGCGTTTCACCAATGACGCGTACGACCCGGCTACGTCCACGGACCGCAACCTCCTGGTGGACTGGCTGGAGGTGACGGCGCCGGCTCCGTCACAGGGTGGGGCGCAGGCGAGTCTGCGCGTGTGCGACCCGGCGAGCACGGGCGAGGAGGCGTGTGCCCGGCAGATGGTGCAGCACCTGGCCCGCCGCGCGTGGCGCCGTCCGGCGACCGACGCCGAACTGGCGGAGCTGATGAGCGTCTACACGCTGGTGCGCACGTCGGGAGACGGCTTCGAGCTGGCGGCGAAGTTCGCGCTTCGGGGCGTGCTGCTGTCGCCGCACTTCCTCTTCCAGGTGGTGCAGACGGCCGCGCCGGACTCGGGGAAGAACGAGCTCACCAGCCGTGAGCTGGCGTCGCGCCTGTCGTACTTCCTCTGGAGCAGCCAGCCGGACGCGGAGCTGATGGCGCTGGCGGACGACGACCGGCTGAAGGACCCGGTGGTGCTGGAGGCGCAGGTGCGCCGGATGTTGAAGGACGCGAAGTCGGAGGCGCTGGTGCAGAACTTCGCGGGCCAGTGGCTGGGGCTGCGGCAGGTGGACGGCATCACTCCGGACCCGAGCCTCTTTCCGGGGGTGGACACGACGCTGAAGCAGGCGATGCGGGAGGAGGGCGAGAGCTTCTTCCGGGCGTTCCTCCGCGAGGACCGGAGTGCGCTGGACATGCTGGACGCGGACTTCACCTTCGTGAACGACAGGCTGGCCACGTACTACGGGCTGACGCGGCCGGGCTCGGCCACGCCGACGCGCGTGAGCACGACGGATGGCCGGCGTGGAGGGTTGCTGGCGCAGGCGGGAATCCTGGCGCAGTCCTCGCTGGCCACGCGCACGTCGCCGGTGCGCCGCGGGAAGTGGGTGCTGGGCCGGCTGCTGTGCCAGGAGCCGCCACCGCCGCCGCCGGGCGTGGAGGCGCTGCCGACGACGCTGCCTCCGGGGTCGACGCTGCGGCAGATTACGGAGGCGCACCGGGCAAATCCGTCATGCTCGGGGTGCCACAACATGCTGGACCCGATTGGCTTCGGCCTGGAGAACTACGACGCGGCGGGCGCCTGGCGCGAGGTGGACAACGGCTCGCCGGTGGACTCGGCGGGCAACTTCCAGGGGGCCGCGTTCCAGGGGCCGAAGGAGCTGGCGTCCATCCTGAAGCAGGACCCGGCCTTCGCCAGCTGCATGAGCCGCAAGGCCCTGGCCTACGGACTCGGCCGCGAGCTGACGGACGCGGATGAGCCCGTGGTGCGGAGCGTGAACGAGCACTTCGCCAAGGGCGCCCACCGGCTGCCCGAGCTGCTGGTGGCCGTCGCCCTCAGCGACAGCTTCCGCAACCGGTGCCCCGTGCCGGCGGAGCACTGA
- the tesB gene encoding acyl-CoA thioesterase II: MSRVLDELLELLKLEPIEENLFRGRSQDLGFRQLFGGQVLGQAVSAASQTVDVQRHVHSLHGYFLRAGDASLPVVYTVDRVRDGGSITTRRVVAIQKGQPIFTMMASFHGDEPGYSHHAPMPKVPEPESLPTDIELLRRQADRIPERLREKFLCDKPIEMRPVTYVDPFSPQAHEPVKHVWFRADGKLPEDPQVHRYVLAYASDFNLISTALLPHAASFFQPHLRGASLDHALWFHGDLKVNDWLLYSMDSPWAGNARGLARGSIYTRDGRLVASVTQEGLLRIVQKGEPPKS, translated from the coding sequence ATGAGTCGAGTCCTGGATGAGCTGTTGGAGCTCCTCAAGCTGGAACCCATCGAGGAGAACCTCTTCCGAGGCAGGAGTCAGGACCTGGGCTTCCGCCAGCTCTTCGGCGGCCAGGTGCTGGGGCAGGCGGTGTCGGCGGCCAGCCAGACGGTGGACGTGCAGCGGCACGTGCACTCGCTGCATGGCTACTTCCTGCGCGCGGGCGACGCGAGCCTGCCCGTCGTCTACACCGTGGACCGCGTGCGCGACGGCGGCAGCATCACCACGCGCCGGGTGGTCGCCATCCAGAAGGGCCAGCCCATCTTCACCATGATGGCGTCCTTCCACGGCGACGAGCCGGGCTACTCGCACCACGCGCCCATGCCGAAGGTGCCGGAGCCGGAGTCGTTGCCCACCGACATCGAGCTGCTCCGCCGCCAGGCCGACCGCATCCCCGAGCGGCTGCGCGAGAAGTTCCTCTGCGACAAGCCCATCGAGATGCGCCCGGTGACGTACGTGGACCCGTTCAGTCCCCAGGCGCACGAGCCCGTCAAGCACGTCTGGTTCCGCGCCGACGGGAAGCTGCCGGAGGATCCGCAGGTGCACCGGTACGTGCTCGCCTATGCGTCCGACTTCAACCTCATCAGCACCGCGCTGCTGCCGCACGCCGCCAGCTTCTTCCAGCCGCACCTGCGCGGCGCGAGCCTGGACCATGCCCTCTGGTTCCACGGCGACCTGAAGGTGAATGACTGGCTGCTGTACAGCATGGACAGCCCGTGGGCCGGCAACGCGCGCGGCCTCGCGCGAGGCAGCATCTACACCCGCGATGGCCGCCTCGTGGCGTCGGTCACCCAGGAAGGGCTGCTGCGCATCGTCCAGAAGGGCGAGCCACCGAAGTCCTGA
- a CDS encoding PA14 domain-containing protein — protein MQAPGLKAEYFDDDALQTLVTQRIDAQVDFEWEYGIPPGTAISNYDTFSVRWTGTLTAPVTGLYTFTTSTDDGVRLWVGGQSVINNWTLQNDYDPLSTGTASLVAGQSYPLVMEYFEGPGLAHARLSWAYPGQALQVVPASALSHEDGPTVPGVPPLVETGTGTDFSDATSFLYTGSNPPQTGVVPGTIVPSRVAVAHGRVVNRAGAPLSGVKVTALSHPEWGETLTRSDGAYEFAFNGGGVVTLNFEKAGLLPVQRPVKSQWRDWVAVEEVALTALDSAVTVVSANAPALQVARGSAVTDEDGARRATLLVPANTGVTLTLPGGGTQALSSMSVRATEYTVGRDGPKAMPGALPPMSGYTYAVEWSLDEALAAGATRVSFSRPVYFYLENFLAFPVGGAVPTGYYNRQLGAWQADLDGRVVKVVAINGGLADVDVTGDGVADTGPALSDLGFTNDERQRLATLYTAGTSLWRVPLTHLTPWDCNWPFGFPDDATEPPDDAPEGDEPEPNSCTTSGSIIECENQTLGEALPVTGTPYTLNYRSDRVPGRTSRYSFEVPLTGASVPTSLKAVVLRISGAGRTWNYRFAKTPNQRFTFHWDGRDLWGRKLHGTQKFYVDVGYAYQGVYRTPGSGGGAGGGRSFGAGGGARMATGDRIAIEVFLWRRWAQRLVAHDALALALGGWTLNAHHTFEPTTGMLHRGDGTRQSAQAVDPVWKLVAGSGQGGVADGGIATQSSFTVNQLNAGPDGSLYAVESQGGIVRRISPDGRVYTSIGCKSGCAVTDGGVGAPATSTDFGTIWVHALGPDGSHYVSTNNNRIYRITPDGIVHPFAGNGASPNVATNGEGGPATQASIGSVGFIQVSSEGDVYFSTAYNDYPDRRRIRRVDTNGIITTVVGDGTNLKSATPVPALSTGIGDQTHAAAFDSEGALYFTGQTDYRIRRLDADGLVRSVVGTGVKGYLGDDGPADIAGIGDFIHRNGLAVGPDGSLYFTDASRVRRVGPDGIVSTVAGTGVYGSRHPVEGASALQTDLYPNPAHLAVTPDGALHIVFNAPNRIYKLSSPSSAFGLDERLVPSEDGREAYVFSGGRHMRTLDALTGATLLTFGYDTAGRLVTLTDANAQVTTIERQSDGRPTAILAPGGQRTELTVTPEGLLTRVENPNNEAVVLAYGVGGLLTKLTDPGNGEHDFEYDSTGRLVYDSNPGGGFKTLTRSKPLSGSGAGKAGFAVDVMTAEGRVTRHTSEWVGSKQRRTTRTPAGFTTIRDLGVNGVDVTTYPDGTVENVRAGSDLRLGAGTPLTVSYSAALPSGLTRVATASQSLTRPSGANALDPFAYTTQTWTSVLNGKSSSLEFAKATGRFTHTSPMGKKVYTDIDAKGRVARFEVTGLTPVTYAYYPDGQLASVTQGVRTQAFAYHASGGAKGWLASTTDALNRTASFTQDGVGRVTDASLPGPRALSLDYDAEGNLTSLTPPGKPPHAFGYSANDQEDVYTPPAVTGMGTLSTVAAYNLDDQPTLVSFPDSTSASVTYDTGGRLATVTAPRHTVTAGYSPTTGHLESLTDSAAASGSGASLAFTRDGPLVTGVSWTGGVSGNVGYTYNTHFDVASVSVNGGTPIAYTYDNDRLLSAAGSLTTTRNASNGLLTGTTLGSVTTTQGYNLFGEVASLAARYGTAPLYSVTLTRDNLGRITSRAEAVQGGATQTWGYTYDTAGRLETVTLNGVAHASYGYDANGNRTLQTEAGVVTAATHDDQDRLLTLGTASYTWGPRGDLRTKTVGTDVTQYTYDTAGNLTAVALPGGTEVAYVIDAANRRIGKRVNGSLTQGFLYDGQLRVVAELDGAGSVVSRFVYGTRGHSPDFMVKGGVTYRFVSDHLGSPRLVVNTANGNVAQALEYDAWGRVLADSNPGFQPFGFAGGLFDRDTKLTRFGARDYDAEAGRWTTKDPIRFAGGDTNLYVYVGNQPIGFIDPQGTLMMDPSLGVVNEHGLQNFVGFVWGTAGQLAGWLMGSPVTKRVEKSKFGDILIFENHPFQNGYATTYGRVICATSKNMSPSTFDHEMQHVEQSQVLGPLYLPAHLALQTYSRLTTGSYSAANPLEAGPHSNPPRPWP, from the coding sequence TTGCAGGCACCAGGCCTCAAGGCCGAGTACTTCGATGATGACGCGCTGCAGACGCTCGTCACCCAGCGCATCGACGCGCAGGTGGACTTCGAGTGGGAGTATGGGATTCCGCCGGGGACGGCCATCTCCAACTACGACACCTTCAGCGTGCGCTGGACGGGAACTCTCACCGCACCAGTGACGGGCCTGTATACCTTCACCACCTCCACGGATGACGGCGTGCGGCTGTGGGTGGGCGGGCAGAGCGTCATCAACAACTGGACCTTGCAGAACGACTATGACCCCCTGTCCACCGGCACGGCGTCGCTGGTGGCCGGGCAGTCGTACCCGCTCGTCATGGAGTACTTCGAGGGACCGGGCCTGGCACATGCACGGCTGTCCTGGGCGTACCCCGGGCAGGCGCTGCAGGTCGTGCCCGCCAGCGCGCTCAGCCATGAGGACGGGCCTACCGTTCCGGGCGTGCCTCCGCTGGTGGAGACGGGCACCGGGACGGACTTCTCCGACGCCACCTCCTTCCTCTACACGGGCAGCAATCCGCCGCAGACGGGCGTGGTGCCCGGCACCATCGTCCCGAGCCGGGTGGCCGTGGCCCACGGGCGTGTGGTGAACCGGGCTGGCGCGCCCCTCTCGGGCGTGAAGGTGACGGCGCTCTCGCATCCGGAGTGGGGCGAGACGCTGACGCGCAGCGACGGTGCCTATGAGTTCGCCTTCAACGGAGGGGGCGTCGTCACCCTGAACTTCGAGAAGGCGGGCCTGCTGCCTGTGCAGAGGCCCGTGAAGTCCCAGTGGCGCGACTGGGTGGCCGTGGAGGAGGTGGCCCTGACGGCCCTGGACAGCGCCGTCACCGTCGTCAGCGCCAATGCCCCGGCACTGCAGGTGGCACGTGGCAGCGCGGTGACTGACGAGGACGGTGCTCGGCGGGCCACGCTGCTGGTGCCCGCGAACACAGGCGTCACCCTGACGTTGCCGGGCGGTGGCACCCAGGCGCTCTCCAGCATGTCCGTGCGCGCCACCGAGTACACGGTGGGCAGGGACGGCCCCAAGGCCATGCCGGGCGCGCTGCCGCCGATGAGCGGCTACACCTACGCCGTCGAGTGGAGCCTGGACGAGGCGCTCGCCGCCGGCGCCACCCGCGTCTCTTTCAGCCGGCCCGTCTACTTCTACCTGGAGAACTTCCTGGCCTTCCCCGTCGGCGGCGCCGTACCCACCGGCTACTACAATAGACAGCTCGGGGCATGGCAGGCGGACCTGGACGGGCGCGTCGTCAAGGTCGTCGCCATCAACGGCGGTTTGGCGGACGTGGACGTCACCGGCGACGGAGTGGCGGACACGGGGCCGGCACTCTCCGATTTGGGCTTCACGAATGACGAGAGACAGCGCCTGGCGACGCTCTACACCGCTGGCACCTCTCTCTGGCGCGTGCCGCTGACACACCTGACGCCCTGGGACTGCAACTGGCCCTTTGGCTTCCCGGACGACGCCACGGAGCCGCCCGACGACGCGCCCGAGGGAGACGAGCCGGAGCCCAACTCATGCACGACGTCCGGCAGCATCATCGAGTGCGAGAACCAGACGCTGGGCGAGGCCCTTCCTGTGACAGGCACGCCCTACACGCTGAATTACCGGAGTGACCGGGTGCCCGGCCGCACCAGCCGCTACAGCTTCGAGGTGCCCCTCACGGGCGCCAGCGTGCCCACGAGCCTCAAGGCCGTCGTCCTTCGCATCTCTGGCGCCGGCCGCACCTGGAACTACCGCTTCGCCAAGACGCCCAACCAGCGCTTCACCTTCCATTGGGATGGTCGCGACTTGTGGGGCCGCAAGCTGCACGGCACCCAGAAGTTCTACGTGGACGTGGGCTACGCCTACCAAGGCGTGTACCGGACTCCGGGAAGCGGAGGCGGCGCCGGCGGCGGCCGCAGCTTTGGCGCCGGGGGCGGGGCCCGCATGGCCACCGGAGACCGGATCGCAATTGAGGTGTTCCTCTGGCGGCGCTGGGCCCAGCGGTTGGTGGCGCACGATGCGCTGGCGCTGGCGCTCGGTGGCTGGACGCTGAATGCGCACCATACCTTCGAGCCCACCACGGGCATGCTGCACCGCGGAGACGGAACGCGGCAGTCGGCCCAGGCTGTGGACCCGGTTTGGAAGCTGGTTGCGGGCAGTGGCCAGGGGGGAGTCGCGGACGGTGGCATCGCCACGCAGTCGAGCTTCACGGTAAATCAGCTCAACGCGGGGCCGGATGGGTCGCTCTACGCAGTGGAAAGCCAGGGCGGCATCGTGCGCCGCATTTCGCCGGACGGGCGCGTCTATACCAGTATCGGCTGCAAGTCCGGGTGTGCCGTCACGGACGGGGGCGTGGGCGCTCCCGCCACGTCGACGGACTTCGGCACCATCTGGGTCCATGCGCTGGGGCCCGACGGCAGTCACTACGTTTCGACGAACAACAACAGAATCTACCGCATCACGCCGGATGGGATTGTCCACCCCTTCGCGGGCAACGGAGCCAGCCCGAACGTCGCTACCAACGGCGAGGGCGGACCCGCAACCCAGGCCAGCATCGGCAGTGTCGGGTTCATCCAGGTCTCCTCGGAAGGGGACGTCTACTTCAGCACGGCCTACAATGACTATCCAGACAGGAGGCGTATCCGCCGGGTCGACACGAACGGAATCATCACCACGGTGGTGGGGGATGGGACGAACTTGAAGAGTGCTACCCCCGTCCCAGCCCTGAGCACGGGCATTGGAGATCAGACGCACGCCGCGGCCTTTGACTCGGAGGGGGCGCTGTACTTCACGGGACAGACGGACTACCGCATTCGCCGGCTCGACGCGGATGGGTTGGTGCGGAGTGTCGTGGGCACTGGCGTCAAGGGTTACCTCGGGGATGATGGACCGGCCGATATCGCGGGCATTGGCGACTTCATCCACAGGAACGGCCTGGCTGTCGGGCCGGATGGCTCGCTGTACTTCACGGATGCCTCTCGGGTTCGTCGCGTGGGTCCGGATGGGATAGTTTCGACCGTTGCGGGAACAGGGGTGTACGGCAGCAGACATCCGGTGGAGGGCGCGAGCGCGCTCCAGACGGACCTCTATCCCAATCCAGCGCACCTGGCGGTGACCCCAGATGGCGCGCTCCACATCGTCTTCAATGCCCCCAACCGCATCTACAAGCTGAGCTCGCCATCTAGCGCGTTTGGGCTGGACGAGAGGCTCGTGCCGTCTGAGGACGGGCGCGAGGCATACGTCTTCTCGGGAGGGCGCCACATGCGCACGCTGGACGCGCTGACGGGGGCGACGCTGCTGACGTTCGGCTATGACACGGCCGGCCGGCTCGTCACCCTCACGGACGCCAATGCGCAAGTGACGACGATTGAGCGGCAGTCGGACGGCCGCCCGACGGCCATCTTGGCGCCCGGAGGCCAGCGAACCGAGCTGACGGTGACGCCGGAGGGACTGCTCACCCGCGTGGAGAACCCGAATAACGAGGCAGTGGTGCTGGCATACGGCGTTGGCGGGCTGTTGACGAAGCTCACCGACCCAGGCAACGGCGAGCATGACTTCGAATACGACTCTACTGGCCGGCTGGTGTACGACAGCAACCCGGGAGGTGGCTTCAAGACGCTGACGCGCTCGAAGCCGCTTTCGGGATCCGGCGCAGGCAAAGCGGGCTTCGCGGTGGACGTCATGACGGCGGAGGGACGTGTCACCCGTCACACCTCGGAGTGGGTGGGTAGCAAGCAGCGGCGCACCACGCGCACCCCCGCAGGCTTCACCACCATCCGCGACCTGGGAGTCAACGGCGTGGACGTCACGACGTATCCGGATGGCACGGTGGAAAACGTGCGGGCCGGCAGCGACCTCCGCCTGGGGGCGGGGACGCCCCTCACGGTGAGCTATTCAGCGGCGCTGCCTTCGGGCTTGACCCGCGTGGCCACGGCCAGCCAGTCCCTGACGCGTCCCTCGGGCGCGAACGCACTGGACCCCTTCGCGTACACCACCCAAACGTGGACGTCCGTGCTCAATGGCAAGTCGTCCAGCCTGGAGTTCGCGAAGGCCACCGGGCGCTTCACGCACACCAGCCCCATGGGCAAGAAGGTGTACACGGACATCGACGCGAAGGGCCGCGTCGCCCGCTTCGAGGTGACGGGTCTGACGCCCGTCACGTACGCGTACTACCCGGACGGCCAGCTGGCCTCCGTCACGCAGGGCGTGCGCACGCAGGCCTTCGCGTACCACGCGAGTGGGGGGGCGAAGGGCTGGCTTGCCTCCACGACGGATGCTCTGAATCGCACCGCCAGCTTCACGCAGGACGGGGTGGGGAGGGTAACGGACGCTTCGTTGCCGGGCCCTCGCGCGCTCTCCTTGGATTACGACGCGGAGGGCAACCTCACGTCGCTGACGCCTCCCGGCAAGCCACCGCACGCGTTTGGCTATTCGGCCAACGACCAGGAGGACGTCTACACGCCGCCCGCCGTCACCGGTATGGGCACCCTCAGCACCGTGGCGGCGTACAACCTGGATGACCAGCCGACGCTCGTCAGCTTCCCCGACAGCACCTCGGCCTCCGTCACCTATGACACGGGGGGGCGCCTCGCCACGGTGACGGCGCCTCGCCACACGGTGACGGCGGGCTATTCGCCCACTACCGGGCACCTGGAGAGCCTGACGGACAGCGCCGCCGCGAGCGGCAGCGGGGCAAGCCTCGCCTTCACCCGTGACGGCCCCCTGGTGACGGGCGTCAGCTGGACGGGCGGCGTCTCGGGCAATGTGGGCTACACGTACAACACCCACTTTGATGTGGCCTCCGTCAGCGTCAATGGTGGGACGCCCATTGCGTACACCTATGACAACGACCGGCTGCTGTCGGCCGCGGGCAGCCTCACCACGACGCGGAATGCCTCCAACGGACTTCTCACCGGCACCACGCTGGGGAGCGTCACGACGACGCAGGGCTACAACCTCTTCGGCGAGGTTGCGAGCCTGGCCGCGAGGTACGGCACGGCGCCGCTGTACTCGGTGACGCTGACGCGCGACAACCTGGGGCGCATCACCAGCCGTGCCGAAGCAGTGCAGGGCGGCGCCACGCAGACCTGGGGCTATACGTACGACACGGCGGGCCGCCTGGAGACAGTCACTCTCAATGGCGTGGCCCATGCTTCCTACGGTTATGATGCCAATGGCAACCGCACCTTACAGACGGAGGCTGGCGTCGTTACGGCCGCGACGCATGACGACCAAGACCGGCTGCTGACTCTTGGGACGGCGAGCTACACGTGGGGCCCGCGCGGAGACCTGCGGACGAAGACGGTGGGCACGGATGTCACCCAGTACACCTACGACACGGCCGGGAATCTCACCGCGGTGGCGCTGCCCGGTGGCACCGAGGTGGCCTACGTCATCGACGCCGCCAACCGCCGAATTGGCAAACGCGTCAATGGCAGCCTCACCCAGGGCTTCCTCTATGACGGGCAGCTGCGCGTCGTGGCGGAGCTGGACGGGGCGGGAAGCGTGGTGAGCCGCTTCGTCTACGGCACCAGGGGCCACTCACCGGATTTCATGGTGAAGGGTGGCGTGACGTACCGCTTCGTGTCGGACCACCTGGGAAGTCCCCGTCTTGTGGTGAATACCGCCAATGGCAACGTGGCACAGGCTCTGGAGTACGACGCCTGGGGCAGGGTGCTGGCCGACTCCAACCCCGGCTTTCAGCCTTTCGGGTTCGCCGGTGGACTCTTCGACAGGGACACGAAGCTGACTCGGTTTGGCGCTCGGGACTACGACGCTGAAGCCGGCCGCTGGACGACCAAGGACCCCATCCGCTTCGCAGGCGGGGATACCAACCTCTATGTGTACGTGGGGAACCAGCCGATCGGCTTCATCGACCCTCAGGGGACGTTGATGATGGACCCCTCATTGGGTGTCGTGAATGAACATGGCCTCCAGAACTTCGTTGGCTTTGTGTGGGGCACTGCCGGTCAACTCGCCGGATGGCTCATGGGCTCGCCAGTTACGAAGCGGGTGGAAAAATCCAAATTCGGGGACATCCTGATTTTCGAGAACCACCCTTTCCAGAATGGGTACGCGACGACTTACGGGCGTGTGATTTGCGCCACAAGCAAGAACATGTCGCCAAGCACATTTGACCATGAAATGCAGCACGTAGAGCAATCACAAGTGCTGGGCCCGCTCTATCTTCCGGCCCATCTGGCATTGCAGACATACTCTAGACTCACCACGGGTTCGTACAGTGCCGCAAACCCTCTTGAGGCAGGACCTCATTCCAATCCACCCCGCCCATGGCCCTAG